In the Salvia miltiorrhiza cultivar Shanhuang (shh) chromosome 8, IMPLAD_Smil_shh, whole genome shotgun sequence genome, TTGATTCAGTTTGTTAGTTGTTAAAACTTGTATGACGTGCTTTGCTGAGTTTGTAAGTTTAAGTAGTCGAACCTGATTGATCTCTGTATAATTCTCATCTTATAAATTTGGAGGTCTTGCAGCTTTTATATGGTCGCTGTTTTTGTTAAAGCTCAAAAAATCTTGTGCTCTCTTTTTCGTTGCAACTCTTTGTAGAAAAATAATGcttttgctctctctctctctctggtaTTGTCATTTTTATTAAGCTTCAATTTGTTATGAAACTTATTGATGTGTAAGTGTAATCATGACTTTTTATGAAGGTGGTAGGCGCttccaaataaaaatcaaatacaatTAAATGAAGCAGGGTGAACTTACACTCATGAGTCATGACTCACCTAATCATGTTTCCTTCCAAGTATTGAATAAATCATAGTAATAGTTTGAATTTTGATAGATGTAATTTACGTGCCAGAATTGTTAGATAATAGTGCTATACTAACGCATATAAGTAGAATTAGTAAGGTTAGTACAGCATACAAGTTCACTCATCTATACTATATTGAAAAcagagttttcaatttgaaataatttcaaataatttcaaatcaatttcaaaattgagtgacaattttgtagttataataaaattgaaggtttatgtttaaattatatatttttcttcttatttttattttttttaagggttaattatgccaaaaaccatgaactttgggcctatttccaaattttccatgaactttgttttttatcaaattttccctgaacttaagggcgtgatcaatttttctatgattttcgaaaatcccAAATTTGACTGCTGACTTGGCACCATTTAAGTCACCTGAAAGCTGACTTGGCACCGGCGACGATGTGAAGAAACGACGTCGTCCTATACTCGTGATACTACGTcgtttgataataaaaaatttccccaaaactgaaaattaagaaattgcaCCCTGCCCTCTGAGCTCCGGCGTTGGCTAACAACAGCATATTTTGAGGTACTGCGGAggggggcggcggatctgcgagGTGGTGGTCGAGGTCTGCGGTGGACGGCGGATCTGCGAGGTGGTGGGCGAGGTCTGCGGTGGACGGCGGCAGTGGAGGTGGTCGATTGGGATTTTCTGTTTGAGTTTCCAATTTTCAGATCGGGATTTGGGGCGACGGATCTGCGAGGGGTGGTGTGAGGTCGGCGACGCGAGATCTGGGGAAGAAGCAGATATTTTGAGGGAGAAGAAGTGGTTGGTGGAGGCGGATCTGGTTTTGCGAAggtgggggaaggcggtggGTGGTGGAGAGAGAAGGTTGGTGGCGAAAATCGAGCAAATCTGGTGGTTCGCAGCAGTAGTTGGGATGGTGGTTGCGAAGGATGCCGAAAatcgagcagcagcagtcgATGGTGGTTCGCAGAGATGGTTGGTGGCGGCAGATCTGGTTTTGCGAGGGTAGGGGAAGGCGGTGCGTGGTGGAGAGAGAAGGGGCGGTGGAGTCCGCCGGAAATCGAGCAGTGGGCGCGCGGTGGAGAAAGCTATCCTTTTCTGatgacggcggcggtggaggagcaGCCACCTGTGTGGTGGCGGCTGTAATGGCTGGAGGGAGCCATGGCTGCCGGCGACCTCCGATGGACTTCCACGGTGGAGGAGCAGCCacctttgtttatttttgtcttatttttatttttattttccaagTGTCAATCATACAGTCCAATAGGCGCCATGTCAGCTTAGTAATACCATGTAGGCGACACGTCAGCTCGGAACATCACCGGAGCAAAAAAGCATGAAAAAATTGATCACgcccttaagttcagggaaaatttgataaaaaacaaagtTCATGGTAAATTTGGAAATtggggtatagttcatggtttttggcgtaattaaccctttttttaacttcttgttacatttctttcaaaaaatttgaaattcgattaattataaaatatttaatatgcatatcaaattaaaaatcacaaTTAAAACTTTTTGAAAGAAACGTAACAAcaaagaagttaaagaaaaaaaaatataattttaaacataaaccttcaataaTTGATATGCATACAGGTTTTCTCAAAATACACTTCTCATTTGTGAATATCTTGGATTTTGCTACAAGAAAAGATAATTaatatacaaattaaaataaaacatacgattaagaaattaaataatcaaAACATCAGTTATTATTATATGTGACTGTGCTCCACTCTCCAATGCTTATCTATTCAATAATTGGAGATGGAGAAagcgaggagagagagagtgattaAATCACAGCCAAGTGAAAAACCACAATAGAAAGGGGAAACAGTAATATCGCGTGGTGGAGAAaacagaagagagagagagaaagagggcgTTGTGACTCAACACGCTTTTCCAGTCAACACAAACACtacactctttctctctccctccctacCTATATATACACACCACTTCACCCATTAATTCATCAAAACAGATATCGGAATCAAATCCCAAATAAAACTTTGGAATTTCAGATTAATTCAGAAAAAATATGGGAAACAGCACCTCTTGCTTCACCGCGCAATCCAACACAGCGAAACTCATCGATCTTCACCGGGAAACGGTGCGAGTCTTCGGTCTCCCGACGACGGCCGCCGAGCTGATGCTCGAAGCGCCTGGCCGCGTAGTTTCGCCGGTCAGTGATCTCCGGCGCGATCGCCGATTCTCCGCCATGAAAGCCGACGAGATTTTGGCCGGCGGCGGGGTTTATATACTGATTCCAGTCAGTAGAGTGAACGGAAAGGTTTCGGAATCGGAGATGGCGGCTCTCGACTCGTTTTGCGGTGACAGGAGATCGAAACGACGCAGTTCCAAAGTTCTTCCGGTCGTGGCAGAGGTTTCCGACGACGGTTGTGATAATCCGGCGAGATTATTAGGAGAAGAGAGTGATATTGGACGTCAGAATCATCGAGTGAAGCAGTGGAAACCTGCTTTGGAACCTATTTACGAGGGAATTTGAAGATGTATTATTGTTCCAAGTGATTTAACTGATTAGAAGGCGTCGACGAATTCAAATGGAATTCGAAGATTTCTCTCTCTGAGGTTTTGGATTACCTTTTTTAATCCTCGACCTATGTACGATAATGATTTTTGATAGATTAAGGTGAATAATTCTCCCCAATTTTGTGAATTTGCTATggttaatttaaattatgatcaGATCTTGATTCAAGGAGTAtttgttaa is a window encoding:
- the LOC130997984 gene encoding uncharacterized protein LOC130997984 gives rise to the protein MGNSTSCFTAQSNTAKLIDLHRETVRVFGLPTTAAELMLEAPGRVVSPVSDLRRDRRFSAMKADEILAGGGVYILIPVSRVNGKVSESEMAALDSFCGDRRSKRRSSKVLPVVAEVSDDGCDNPARLLGEESDIGRQNHRVKQWKPALEPIYEGI